In Ignavibacteriota bacterium, the following proteins share a genomic window:
- a CDS encoding PD40 domain-containing protein, translated as MKAAPLVIVTMFAGVWGLSAGPLSSACPAQTSPSKAEVIGSTREYGIRGELANTHPAPGESGAFTFESIEGAQWQHLWYVSGPGNPPRQISPRDSSDEYQAEADGEISWCPTRGADGHGFVFVSTGMDGNSDIYLGNTGDSVFVRLTRDGASEQHPRWSPDGRDLVFVSGRSGNGDLYVLPNASRYFGLLRENRAGGRVEASTGARSKVVDSDAEGALIRLTSNPDVDTSPEWSPAGRWIAYQAHVNEAGGRSTDILILDPRDPKRSPVRMTSTPDQDEMLPSWAPSGTGLAFYRSRTGSERDPASTVALIYQRFDSLSGCAIPLPQSHEATVIDESVVKNVTSCSPVWLAGRQVIPYLRQRGRETTMEVAEIHAKGAVTVKDIQVAGLPSPIQHRYLDVASDERATSLVVTSYAERDYVIYRSRFDTPVAMAKSTSVSDPLPRVSPGFVFGLTGILSTPAPWLWPDEILPGFGLFMEASRGYLFCTGSVPTFFSIRWTLAQVDLAKGGGNSAFAGANEFLASISWRFRVWDLAVYPYLGTGLTILFNYDGGRTAANIPFGWPLAAGMQLELSEKMSLDVTACHTAMNPEIFTDRSSTNPKHNFLDFRISLAFRLPSASNQGLSE; from the coding sequence GTGAAAGCCGCTCCTCTGGTCATCGTCACCATGTTTGCCGGCGTCTGGGGTCTTTCCGCCGGACCGCTGTCATCCGCATGTCCGGCCCAGACCAGTCCTTCGAAGGCCGAAGTCATCGGCTCGACACGCGAGTACGGAATCCGTGGCGAATTGGCCAACACCCATCCCGCTCCCGGTGAGTCCGGAGCATTCACATTCGAATCGATCGAGGGAGCACAGTGGCAGCACCTCTGGTACGTGAGTGGTCCCGGCAATCCTCCACGTCAAATCTCTCCGCGCGACTCGAGCGATGAATACCAGGCTGAAGCGGACGGCGAGATTTCCTGGTGTCCCACGCGCGGTGCAGATGGGCATGGGTTCGTCTTCGTCAGCACCGGGATGGACGGGAACAGCGATATCTATCTTGGCAACACCGGGGATTCCGTCTTCGTGCGGTTGACACGTGACGGCGCTTCTGAACAGCATCCCCGGTGGTCTCCGGACGGGCGGGATCTGGTGTTTGTGTCGGGCAGGTCAGGCAACGGCGATCTCTACGTTCTCCCGAACGCATCTCGGTACTTTGGCCTGCTCAGGGAGAACCGGGCAGGCGGACGGGTAGAGGCTAGTACTGGAGCACGGTCGAAGGTCGTCGACAGTGACGCCGAAGGTGCCCTGATCAGACTCACGTCGAATCCCGACGTCGATACATCTCCTGAGTGGTCACCGGCCGGTAGATGGATCGCGTATCAGGCCCATGTCAATGAAGCCGGCGGGCGCAGCACCGACATTCTCATTCTGGATCCTCGTGATCCCAAGCGCTCACCGGTGCGGATGACCAGCACGCCGGATCAGGACGAGATGCTGCCCAGTTGGGCACCGTCGGGTACCGGACTTGCCTTCTATCGTTCCCGGACGGGTTCAGAGCGTGATCCCGCTTCGACAGTTGCCCTTATCTACCAACGTTTCGATTCGCTTTCCGGCTGTGCGATACCGTTACCTCAAAGCCACGAGGCTACGGTGATCGATGAGAGCGTTGTGAAGAATGTGACTTCATGTTCCCCGGTCTGGCTGGCAGGGCGACAGGTCATTCCATATCTTCGGCAGCGGGGACGCGAGACCACAATGGAAGTGGCAGAGATCCATGCGAAGGGTGCTGTTACAGTCAAGGATATACAGGTCGCCGGTCTTCCGAGCCCGATTCAGCACCGATATCTTGATGTCGCATCTGACGAGCGGGCCACATCATTGGTGGTGACGAGCTATGCCGAGCGGGACTATGTCATTTACAGAAGCCGGTTCGACACTCCCGTGGCTATGGCAAAATCGACATCCGTTTCAGATCCTTTGCCTCGTGTTTCTCCGGGTTTTGTCTTTGGACTTACAGGGATCTTATCGACACCGGCCCCCTGGCTTTGGCCTGATGAAATCCTCCCCGGCTTTGGTCTCTTCATGGAGGCATCTCGAGGGTATCTGTTTTGTACCGGCTCTGTGCCGACCTTTTTTTCGATCCGCTGGACGCTCGCACAGGTCGATCTTGCGAAGGGTGGTGGGAACTCTGCTTTCGCGGGGGCCAATGAGTTCCTTGCATCGATCAGTTGGCGATTCCGCGTCTGGGATCTTGCGGTGTATCCATATCTGGGAACAGGTTTGACGATCTTGTTCAACTATGATGGCGGTAGAACAGCTGCCAATATTCCATTTGGCTGGCCTCTCGCTGCTGGAATGCAACTTGAACTGTCCGAAAAAATGAGTCTGGATGTTACAGCGTGCCACACGGCAATGAATCCGGAGATATTCACAGACAGAAGTTCGACAAATCCCAAGCACAATTTCCTGGACTTCAGAATATCGTTGGCGTTTCGACTGCCATCTGCTTCCAATCAGGGTCTCTCCGAATGA
- a CDS encoding choice-of-anchor D domain-containing protein, producing MELHGVGHAQTVLLINGKQYDGTLTEGRSVIEVEARSGEAVTLDLTVGTQRFYRTVVAGDVEEFLPVVFSFNGSTGGGDGDPRDSTATGDDDDSTDADSIIVKPPPLQLGRLEVSEEVVFEKTETSEDASEELTLRNSGEADLKIHSVRITGDDTREFAIQSDAAFTIPAGGEAIVHLTFKPLESGIRSTTLEIASSDPSTKKKGPKKIALKGEGWTNKGFDHVSALQEARDLLEQRKYADVEARCSAILRVRPLDGRAFFMRGIARFNLQELPGAEFDLKQAIKNRGQVATAVDRAQFTCDAQYFLALSATNQFSRSEQEQTPARAVQIRNLWMDYLGMADECTPNMDRKQNAQYHIKMMEDFK from the coding sequence GTGGAACTCCATGGCGTTGGTCATGCGCAGACGGTTCTTCTGATCAACGGCAAGCAGTATGATGGAACACTCACCGAAGGCAGGTCGGTCATCGAGGTTGAAGCTCGAAGTGGCGAGGCGGTGACACTGGACCTGACCGTGGGAACCCAACGATTCTATCGGACCGTCGTTGCGGGTGATGTGGAGGAGTTCCTCCCGGTGGTCTTCAGTTTCAATGGCTCTACGGGAGGAGGAGACGGCGACCCGCGTGATTCAACCGCCACAGGTGATGATGACGATTCCACCGATGCGGATTCAATAATAGTGAAACCACCACCACTGCAACTTGGCCGCCTCGAAGTGTCCGAGGAAGTGGTATTCGAGAAGACAGAGACCTCGGAAGATGCTTCAGAAGAGTTGACCCTCCGGAACTCGGGTGAGGCCGACCTGAAGATCCACTCTGTACGAATCACCGGTGACGATACCAGAGAGTTCGCCATCCAGAGTGACGCCGCATTCACGATCCCTGCGGGCGGAGAGGCGATTGTCCACCTGACATTCAAACCGCTTGAAAGCGGGATACGGAGCACAACGTTGGAGATCGCCAGCAGCGATCCGTCCACAAAGAAGAAGGGTCCGAAGAAGATCGCCCTGAAGGGTGAGGGGTGGACCAACAAGGGATTCGATCACGTGTCGGCTTTGCAGGAGGCCCGAGATCTGCTGGAACAGAGGAAATATGCGGATGTGGAGGCACGGTGTTCGGCTATCCTCAGGGTGCGGCCGCTTGATGGGCGTGCCTTCTTCATGCGCGGGATCGCACGCTTCAACCTGCAGGAACTCCCGGGTGCCGAATTCGATCTCAAGCAGGCGATCAAGAACCGCGGCCAGGTTGCAACCGCCGTCGACCGCGCCCAGTTCACGTGTGATGCGCAATATTTCCTGGCCCTTTCGGCGACGAACCAGTTCAGCCGTTCAGAGCAGGAGCAGACCCCGGCCCGCGCAGTGCAGATCAGGAACCTGTGGATGGACTATCTTGGCATGGCCGATGAGTGCACCCCCAATATGGATCGCAAACAGAATGCACAGTATCACATCAAAATGATGGAGGACTTCAAGTGA
- a CDS encoding serine/threonine protein kinase, with protein sequence MSFPVVISIFAGAIFLVAGLIYMVLRSPRTTTSSDVFTSGTMCKGYVLQGFLKRGGMATIYRAADATTGAPVALKVMHTTLMDDRDLVDKFLNEGELLALINQRHPDAPVVKVLNHGYGDGELDGRPFIALELITGKDLDDYIREGKRFTAAETLQIIHAAAAGLVAAHAECTWHRDISPGNVIVSTRGGQISGVTLIDFGVAKHEYLSSKTPDGSIHGAPPFMSPEQCRSEEIDGRSDIYSLGILAFTLLAGQPPFMSRNPLEIMRMHEQMPLPPLPAGVPSDLGDLMADMLEKSREDRIQTMTEILDRLTVMLEERGVSPLITGGESEGPEAFAWTAPTWVRTGIPRFVVSLREFFHRKDEGADDSKGEEWSPSLSERLAAWVGRQPKWRIITVASVLVLTLVTSAIVALQRSGDEFSSDHAATLVYDPEQGPFAWVDTVDGDFFAAITIDATMCGDSVGVAIGELGSEKYHRLILNTGQWTYERMAGRRSSILSQGIGERGAADTRHDIMVHWINGYLYVTVDGKSEFTVEQVSRYGGGKHIGICASTACQIPYTSKIFPVMYH encoded by the coding sequence ATGTCCTTTCCCGTTGTGATCTCCATTTTTGCCGGCGCCATTTTTCTGGTCGCAGGCTTGATCTACATGGTCCTGCGTTCCCCACGGACAACGACCTCGAGTGATGTTTTTACATCAGGTACCATGTGCAAAGGGTATGTCCTCCAGGGATTCCTCAAACGCGGAGGTATGGCGACCATCTATCGTGCAGCGGATGCCACCACCGGTGCTCCGGTGGCCTTGAAGGTCATGCACACGACGTTGATGGATGACCGGGATCTTGTGGATAAGTTCCTAAACGAAGGAGAGCTTCTGGCGCTGATCAATCAACGCCATCCTGATGCCCCGGTGGTGAAAGTGCTTAATCATGGATATGGCGACGGGGAATTGGACGGCCGCCCGTTCATCGCTCTGGAGTTGATCACCGGGAAGGATCTCGATGACTACATCCGCGAGGGCAAGCGCTTCACGGCTGCGGAGACGCTGCAGATCATTCATGCAGCGGCTGCCGGACTCGTTGCCGCCCATGCCGAATGCACATGGCATCGGGACATTTCACCCGGCAACGTGATCGTGAGTACGCGAGGCGGTCAGATCTCCGGGGTGACACTCATCGACTTCGGTGTAGCCAAGCATGAATACCTGAGCTCAAAGACACCCGATGGTTCCATCCACGGTGCCCCGCCCTTCATGTCGCCCGAACAATGCCGGAGCGAAGAGATCGACGGCCGGAGTGACATCTATTCTCTCGGCATCCTGGCCTTCACATTGCTCGCCGGGCAGCCGCCGTTCATGAGTCGCAACCCGCTCGAGATCATGCGCATGCATGAACAGATGCCGCTGCCTCCCTTACCTGCGGGTGTCCCTTCCGATCTGGGAGACCTCATGGCCGACATGCTCGAAAAATCGAGGGAAGACCGCATTCAGACCATGACGGAAATACTTGACCGCCTGACCGTCATGCTTGAAGAACGGGGTGTATCCCCGCTGATTACCGGGGGGGAAAGCGAAGGCCCTGAAGCCTTCGCATGGACTGCCCCGACCTGGGTCAGGACCGGGATCCCTCGCTTCGTGGTATCCCTGCGTGAGTTTTTCCACCGGAAGGATGAGGGTGCGGATGATTCGAAGGGCGAAGAATGGTCCCCTTCCTTGTCAGAGCGTTTGGCTGCGTGGGTCGGACGTCAACCGAAATGGAGGATTATCACGGTGGCGTCGGTCCTCGTGTTGACATTGGTGACGAGTGCGATCGTCGCGCTGCAACGGTCCGGCGATGAGTTCTCGTCGGACCATGCGGCAACACTTGTGTACGACCCTGAACAGGGTCCATTTGCATGGGTGGACACAGTAGACGGCGACTTCTTCGCGGCGATCACGATCGACGCCACGATGTGTGGCGATAGCGTGGGGGTCGCAATAGGTGAACTCGGATCTGAAAAGTATCACCGACTCATCCTGAACACAGGTCAGTGGACCTATGAACGCATGGCTGGACGTCGTTCGTCGATACTCTCTCAAGGGATCGGCGAACGCGGTGCGGCCGACACCCGGCATGACATCATGGTCCATTGGATCAACGGGTATCTCTACGTGACAGTCGATGGAAAGAGTGAGTTCACCGTGGAACAGGTATCACGTTATGGCGGGGGGAAGCACATTGGCATCTGTGCCTCCACAGCATGTCAGATCCCTTATACGAGCAAAATCTTCCCTGTCATGTACCACTAG
- a CDS encoding protein phosphatase 2C domain-containing protein, which yields MIPIGVAESSLAGLRHGNEDSVAGGSLGRNAQIIRAFLAVADGMGGMAAGDVASSLAIREVQRLLEDEVHRATGPDRMPWAGILRDIVRAVNARVYAETEENPVLNGMGTTLTVGVVFDDGDYIIAHVGDSRAYHLSPFCDPEQLTVDHNAAAEAVASGMLSPEAARTHPFANALTRSIGEATVPAVDIVEGHLHDGDILLLCTDGVHKAVEPADLQSLMYDAHSLKQATHEATERALANGSDDNVTVIALQYGDVDRPSHSGKRSGLVYELERRWYHFGVLEWTALGLFVAFVIALAGLSWLINRDEVSASDEGTGPGGGIHAEDSADATRAPEHSVLYLEPIDTLLEKSIDADSSARRRTDGAADVKGTPDVRPPNANPRGVQSGSTPDAHIHGSRDAAVVKPASSHAQTSASDQDQSRMAPPRTEAPMGSGFAPADLIQPDSTPGRPNTDSTAKPTVSTASGVDASESIREHCRLGDGYLKDGKIALAIDEFKRAVRSGKKPLPESRESQQVLLEAMYRLWCAGAKALEAESDAPPVNQSEVDNYWEDYEKQAKQFGHAVKTKTSC from the coding sequence ATGATCCCGATCGGGGTAGCGGAATCCTCGCTCGCCGGGTTACGGCACGGGAACGAGGATAGCGTCGCTGGTGGGAGCCTTGGCAGGAACGCCCAGATCATCCGGGCGTTCCTTGCCGTGGCAGACGGGATGGGTGGAATGGCGGCGGGTGACGTGGCCAGTTCGCTCGCGATCCGGGAGGTGCAACGCCTGCTGGAGGACGAAGTCCACCGTGCCACCGGTCCCGACAGAATGCCCTGGGCTGGGATCCTCCGCGACATCGTTCGTGCGGTGAACGCACGTGTGTATGCTGAAACGGAAGAGAACCCGGTCCTGAACGGCATGGGCACCACCCTCACGGTCGGTGTCGTCTTCGATGATGGCGACTATATCATTGCGCATGTCGGTGACAGCCGGGCGTATCATCTGTCACCATTCTGCGACCCTGAACAGCTGACCGTCGATCACAATGCTGCCGCGGAAGCCGTTGCGTCGGGGATGCTGAGTCCGGAGGCCGCCCGGACTCATCCATTCGCCAATGCGCTCACCCGCTCGATCGGGGAAGCGACTGTGCCCGCCGTGGACATCGTCGAGGGCCACCTCCACGATGGAGATATACTCCTGCTGTGCACGGATGGCGTTCATAAGGCCGTCGAACCCGCGGATCTCCAGTCGCTGATGTACGATGCCCATTCGCTGAAGCAGGCGACGCACGAAGCGACCGAACGTGCGCTCGCCAATGGTAGTGATGACAATGTTACGGTCATTGCCCTCCAATACGGTGACGTCGACCGGCCCTCCCATTCCGGAAAGCGTTCAGGCCTCGTGTACGAATTGGAGCGGCGGTGGTACCACTTCGGTGTGCTCGAGTGGACCGCACTTGGTCTGTTCGTCGCTTTTGTGATCGCGCTAGCAGGGCTCTCCTGGCTCATCAACAGGGATGAAGTCTCAGCGTCCGATGAAGGCACCGGTCCCGGCGGTGGAATCCATGCTGAGGATTCCGCTGACGCGACCAGAGCTCCGGAACACTCCGTTCTGTATCTCGAGCCGATCGATACGCTATTGGAAAAGTCGATCGATGCCGACTCCTCAGCAAGGAGGAGAACAGATGGGGCAGCGGATGTCAAAGGCACACCAGATGTGCGGCCGCCCAATGCCAATCCTCGTGGAGTTCAATCCGGGTCCACGCCTGATGCACACATACATGGTTCTCGTGATGCAGCCGTGGTGAAACCTGCCTCGTCGCATGCTCAGACGTCAGCATCGGACCAGGATCAGTCCCGCATGGCTCCGCCGCGAACGGAAGCTCCCATGGGTTCGGGATTTGCTCCAGCAGATTTGATTCAGCCGGATTCAACGCCCGGCCGTCCCAATACCGATTCCACGGCAAAGCCGACGGTCTCCACTGCATCCGGAGTTGATGCATCGGAGAGCATCAGAGAGCATTGCCGTCTCGGCGACGGATACCTGAAGGATGGGAAGATCGCACTGGCGATCGATGAATTCAAAAGGGCTGTGCGGAGTGGCAAAAAGCCTCTACCTGAGTCACGTGAATCTCAACAAGTCCTTCTCGAAGCGATGTACAGACTCTGGTGCGCCGGGGCGAAAGCATTGGAAGCAGAGTCGGACGCCCCACCGGTCAATCAGTCCGAAGTGGACAACTACTGGGAGGATTACGAGAAGCAAGCAAAGCAGTTCGGCCATGCTGTGAAAACAAAGACCTCGTGTTGA
- a CDS encoding FHA domain-containing protein: MKRRACVAGALMLVGIWFGFGNLLAQTPIAPPPNEPIIPDIRDGRLDGELVQVEGFVDFWEEVNNKTMIKYQLRDDWANMIPVMSPSSHPIVKGRFVVKGTVNTYTGTNQRFIDEHERQEIGSTGSADKAKFVEMRIRQARNEVADLASKWWLDGSRPARLLRDAESAFADNRLDDAKMLADETLAACDKASYSAAFYVAIVAGVFLAALVIVLIVALLRRGGVSGGQNKVEATKVKGDVVIIHVPPPGTLKVLPGTFQVSGDTKVQEIRLFRTRENADLEFTFGRETGPQFKHIQLEHPTVSRDQMKLLFSNGAYTVINRADPAKSNATEINGAVLGLNETAKLADGDKITMGAVSLVYRANGK, from the coding sequence ATGAAACGCCGTGCATGTGTCGCAGGTGCCCTCATGCTCGTGGGCATCTGGTTTGGTTTTGGCAATCTGCTTGCTCAGACGCCTATCGCCCCACCCCCTAACGAGCCCATTATCCCGGATATCCGTGATGGCCGGTTGGATGGCGAATTGGTTCAAGTTGAAGGCTTTGTGGATTTTTGGGAAGAAGTGAACAACAAGACGATGATCAAGTATCAGTTGCGTGATGACTGGGCCAACATGATACCCGTCATGAGTCCTTCAAGCCATCCCATCGTCAAGGGGCGATTCGTCGTGAAAGGCACCGTCAACACATATACTGGGACGAATCAGCGCTTCATCGATGAGCATGAGCGCCAGGAAATCGGCAGCACGGGCAGTGCCGACAAGGCAAAGTTTGTCGAGATGCGCATCCGGCAGGCACGGAATGAAGTGGCCGATCTTGCATCCAAGTGGTGGTTGGATGGATCCCGGCCCGCCCGTTTGCTCAGGGATGCCGAGAGTGCTTTCGCGGACAACAGGTTGGACGATGCCAAGATGCTTGCTGACGAGACTCTTGCTGCATGCGACAAAGCGTCATACAGCGCCGCATTCTACGTTGCCATCGTTGCCGGTGTATTTCTCGCGGCACTCGTGATCGTCCTCATCGTGGCATTGCTCCGTCGCGGCGGTGTGAGTGGTGGCCAGAACAAAGTTGAAGCAACCAAAGTGAAGGGTGATGTCGTCATCATTCATGTTCCTCCTCCGGGCACGCTGAAAGTTCTTCCGGGTACCTTCCAGGTGAGCGGCGACACCAAAGTGCAGGAGATCCGTCTGTTCAGGACACGCGAGAATGCAGACCTGGAGTTCACGTTTGGACGTGAGACTGGTCCCCAGTTCAAGCACATCCAACTGGAGCATCCAACCGTTTCACGCGATCAGATGAAGCTGTTGTTCTCGAACGGCGCATACACCGTGATCAACCGCGCTGATCCGGCAAAGAGCAATGCGACGGAGATCAATGGCGCCGTGCTGGGTCTGAACGAGACCGCGAAGCTTGCCGACGGCGACAAGATCACAATGGGCGCAGTTTCGCTTGTCTACAGAGCGAACGGCAAATGA
- a CDS encoding T9SS type A sorting domain-containing protein → MGESLYVGTPVGVYRSVNGGNQWTQINIGLSGNQDVESFAVVGSVLFAGTYGSGVFRSTNGGDLWEPANAGIANRVVRCLAATAAGLFAGSDSGLFRSVDGGSAWQRTSLGWQQEAILHLWPDGYEAGQGYAVALSADGNTAILGGPYHARGAGGAWVFHRENGIWQSDGGGHMSGLGATNAPGYGYSVALSLDGKTAAFGGVSDEAGRGSSWVFSRTQDGWSQVGGKLVGTSGSARPGQGAAIALSGDGSTVIVGGPGDDSIGGAWLFTSTMTGIIGQGGERPLTFSLAQNYPNPFNPETTIEFDVASETRVDIAVYDVLGRMVADLVGEVKQPGHYLTRFNKAGLSSGVYFCRMHAGRFVQVRKRCLMR, encoded by the coding sequence ATGGGTGAGAGTCTGTACGTTGGTACGCCGGTTGGGGTTTATCGATCGGTCAATGGGGGAAACCAATGGACACAGATCAATATCGGGCTTTCCGGCAACCAGGATGTGGAGAGCTTCGCCGTGGTGGGGTCAGTGTTGTTTGCCGGGACCTACGGCAGCGGAGTGTTCCGTTCCACAAATGGTGGCGACCTCTGGGAGCCTGCCAACGCCGGTATCGCGAATCGTGTTGTCCGTTGTCTTGCCGCGACCGCAGCAGGTCTTTTTGCGGGAAGCGATAGCGGCCTGTTCCGTTCGGTGGATGGCGGCAGTGCGTGGCAACGGACAAGCCTTGGCTGGCAACAGGAAGCGATCCTTCATCTCTGGCCGGATGGCTATGAGGCCGGGCAAGGATATGCTGTTGCGCTTTCCGCGGATGGTAACACCGCGATCCTGGGAGGACCCTATCACGCCCGTGGGGCTGGAGGAGCCTGGGTATTCCATCGGGAAAATGGAATATGGCAATCTGATGGCGGTGGTCACATGTCGGGATTGGGTGCCACAAATGCTCCCGGCTACGGGTATTCCGTTGCCCTGTCACTCGACGGCAAGACGGCCGCATTCGGTGGGGTTTCGGACGAGGCCGGACGCGGATCGTCATGGGTCTTTTCCCGGACGCAGGACGGGTGGTCACAAGTGGGTGGAAAACTTGTTGGGACGAGCGGTTCGGCACGACCAGGGCAGGGTGCTGCGATCGCACTCTCGGGCGACGGATCGACCGTTATCGTTGGAGGACCCGGCGATGACTCGATTGGTGGTGCATGGCTATTCACCAGTACGATGACCGGAATAATCGGGCAGGGAGGCGAAAGGCCCTTGACCTTCTCGCTGGCACAAAACTATCCTAATCCCTTCAATCCCGAAACCACGATTGAATTCGATGTGGCCAGTGAAACTAGAGTTGATATCGCGGTCTATGACGTACTTGGACGCATGGTGGCCGATCTTGTGGGAGAAGTCAAACAGCCGGGACATTACTTGACGCGGTTCAATAAGGCCGGATTGTCCAGTGGGGTCTACTTCTGCAGAATGCACGCCGGTCGCTTTGTTCAAGTTCGTAAGAGGTGTTTGATGCGTTAA
- a CDS encoding T9SS type A sorting domain-containing protein, with protein sequence MSLPSAVTLIEPAQNTVVNADTLRLRWRTSGPAVDRYWAEYSIDSAFIIKATDSLLTDTTAVLRNMAKNMGYYWRVRAHNLAGWGSYSVTAHFIRSTTGIVDRYQGVPGEWVLAQNYPNPFNPTTNITFGLPTQSRVRLMVYNTLGEEIAELANGEFDAGYHMVTFNATGLPSGIYFYRMEVGTLVLTKPLMLLR encoded by the coding sequence ATGTCCCTCCCTTCTGCCGTGACGCTGATAGAACCGGCCCAGAATACTGTGGTGAATGCCGATACTCTTCGTTTGCGGTGGAGAACAAGTGGTCCTGCGGTCGACCGCTACTGGGCGGAATACAGTATCGACTCAGCATTCATCATCAAAGCTACGGATTCTCTGCTGACCGATACAACCGCGGTGCTTCGCAACATGGCAAAGAACATGGGATACTACTGGCGGGTGCGGGCGCATAATCTTGCCGGGTGGGGCTCGTATAGCGTCACAGCACATTTCATACGCTCCACTACGGGAATAGTTGATCGCTATCAGGGAGTGCCTGGTGAATGGGTCCTGGCGCAGAACTATCCGAATCCGTTCAATCCCACGACCAACATCACATTCGGACTGCCGACACAGAGCCGGGTTCGACTGATGGTGTACAATACACTCGGCGAAGAGATCGCAGAGCTTGCCAATGGAGAATTTGACGCAGGGTATCACATGGTGACCTTCAACGCAACGGGTCTTCCTAGTGGGATCTATTTCTACCGAATGGAGGTAGGGACGCTCGTCTTAACGAAACCACTCATGCTACTGCGGTAG